One segment of Sander vitreus isolate 19-12246 chromosome 20, sanVit1, whole genome shotgun sequence DNA contains the following:
- the tmem179ab gene encoding transmembrane protein 179 → MAHDNLIFAQCILYFLSFVFGFIAVVPLSENTEDFGGKCLLFTRGMWQNENITVSKQRFIVEEWGPESSCSFITFVGITSLILSAVQAWRLLFFLCKGHDDSIFNAFLNLLISSLAVFTVFLSSTIVSVGFNMWCDSITEGGTMPSSCEDLQDTDLELGLDNSAFYDQFAIAQFGLWAAWLTWLGIAVMAFLKVYYNYRQEDLLDSLIHEKELLLGCSSRRKSDLKTGLI, encoded by the exons ATGGCCCACGATAATTTAATTTTTGCCCAATGCATCCTTTATTTTTTATCCTTCGTATTCGGTTTCATCGCCGTGGTCCCTCTGTCTGAAAACACGGAGGATTTCGGAGGGAAATGCCTGCTCTTCACGCGGGGTATGTGGCAAAACGAGAACATCACGGTGTCAAAGCAGCGCTTCATCGTGGAGGAGTGGGGACCCGAGTCCTCCTGCAGCTTCATCACTTTTGTCGGGATAACGTCACTCATCCTGTCCGCAGTGCAGGCATGGAGGCTGCTGTTCTTTCTGTGCAAAGGACACGATGA CTCCATATTCAACGCCTTTCTCAACCTGCTGATCAGCTCCCTGGCGGTGTTCACAGTCTTTCTGTCTAGCACCATTGTCAGCGTGGGTTTCAACATGTGGTGTGACTCCATCACCGAGGGTGGGACCATGCCCAGCAG TTGCGAGGACCTGCAGGACACTGATCTAGAACTCGGCCTGGACAACTCTGCTTTCTACGACCAGTTTGCTATAGCTCAG TTTGGCTTGTGGGCTGCATGGCTCACTTGGCTTGGGATCGCAGTGATGGCCTTCCTGAAGGTCTACTACAACTACAGACAAGAGGACCTGCTGGACAGTCTGATCCATGAGAAGGAACTGCTGCTCGGCTGCTCCTCACGTCGCAAATCTGACCTCAAGACCGGCCTGATCTAG
- the c20h14orf180 gene encoding nutritionally-regulated adipose and cardiac enriched protein homolog, with product MLNRGREGLFELGQQLQQQGEYQAALHCFLSCLLGLTHVQSFTSLPNCLHQIAELFITEKNYEKALQFIQAEKMFYEVALIELTALQGSTGPQEEATLGSAGWTTPEELSEQASQAQQLERLAQLCIMSKQPHLALEYSGKAAKIHQRAFGNDHPITARSLELMATVYAEIGKTEYSDSLGQCVSVLSKHFAAAESIRDTVNCIPHSHREKHSEVRHRKDTHHQQEDALKPMVTNGKVPTSILKRPSPNYGSDTEPNHRRKSERRVRFREPETTVHAYETTPSRPHLALFTCLFLLMSFLGVAMYCTDRRRPQRVCEELEAALAVYLLHMKQLLWGCWIWLTMQ from the exons ATGCTGAACAGGGGGAGGGAGGGCCTGTTTGAGCTGggacagcagctccagcagcagggGGAGTATCAGGCCGCCCTCCACTGTTTCCTCAGCTGCCTGTTGGGACTGACCCATGTGCAGAGCTTCACCTCTCTGCCCAACTGCCTACACCAG ATCGCAGAACTCTTCATCACTGAAAAGAATT ATGAGAAGGCCCTGCAGTTCATCCAGGCTGAGAAAATGTTCTATGAGGTGGCATTGATCGAGCTCACAGCTCTTCAGGGGAGCACAG GGCCTCAGGAGGAGGCTACGCTGGGCTCTGCAGGATGGACAACCCCAGAGGAGCTTTCGGAGCAGGCCTCCCAGGCACAGCAGCTCGAACGGCTGGCCCAGCTCTGCATCATGAGCAAACA ACCTCATCTTGCTCTAGAATACAGTGGTAAG GCTGCAAAGATCCACCAGAGGGCTTTTGGTAATGACCACCCCATTACAGCCAGAAGCCTGGAGCTTATGGCCACTGTCTATGCTGAGATCGGCAAGACGGAATATTCAG ACTCCCtgggtcagtgtgtgtctgtactgtCTAAACACTTCGCTGCTGCAGAGTCCATCAGAGACACCGTCAACTGTATTCCTCATTCCCACCGGgagaaacactcagaggtccgCCACAGAAAGGACACCCACCACCAACAGGAGGACGCACTGAAACCTATG GTGACCAATGGCAAAGTCCCCACCTCCATTCTAAAGAGGCCAAGTCCCAACTACGGGTCAGACACCGAACCCAACCACAGACGGAAAAGCGAACGGAGGGTTCGATTCAGGGAGCCAGAGACCACAGTACATG cCTATGAGACGACACCATCCCGCCCCCACCTTGCACTGTTCACTTGCCTCTTCCTCCTGATGTCATTCCTGGGCGTGGCAATGTACTGCACAGACCGGCGGCGCCCACAGCGAGTGTGCGAGGAGCTGGAGGCCGCTCTGGCCGTCTACCTGCTGCATATGAAACAGCTTCTGTGGGGCTGCTGGATATGGCTGACCATGCAGTGA